Genomic window (Branchiostoma lanceolatum isolate klBraLanc5 chromosome 13, klBraLanc5.hap2, whole genome shotgun sequence):
CtacaactctccaagcagaggttagtggagaaggTCGTGACCTGTTTATCCTCTGCAACGGGGCAGAGGAtgaaaaggtcacgatcttctccactaacctctgcttggagagtaatcgcTACTCCATGTCATTCTTGCGCAAGAGAACTGAAAAAGTGGTTATTTTGAAACGTGTACAGTTGAATCCACAAGAAGACTTAAGTGTAGACAGATAtgcaacagacagacagctatGTGATTGAAGTAATCATTGAAACAAACAGTAATGGGACCTACAGAGAAGGGCTGTGACAGGAACCTCTCGATTTTACGGGCGCGAGCCACGGTCATCTTGTCCTCTTCTGACAACTCATCCATACCCAGGATAGCAATGATGTCCTGCAGGGACTTGTAATCCTGGAGGGACGTAACAAACTATTGTTAACACCAATGTCTGAATACCATACTTGGTAATTTAGTGcaaaacatacatggacaacaggCTTACAGCTTAAAGATTCTATGATGACTAAGTCTGAAAACACACCTGTATGATTTTCTGCACGCTATGAGCAACGTTGTAGTGTTCCTCTCCCACGATGTTGGGGTCCAGGCTACGGGATGTGGAATCCAGGGGGTCCACAGCGGGGTAGATGCCTTTCTCAGCGAGACCACGGGACAGCACAGTGGTGGCGTCCAGATGAGCGAAGGTGGTGGCAGGGGCGGGGTCAGTCAAATTATCAGCGGGCACAGgttgaaaagaaattaaaaagaacTGTTAGTTAGGCTAAAACAAAAGGGAAAGACAGTGATGTCgcaccagtttagctcaaatgaactcagtGAAACTAGATGAGTTTATCTTCCACTGGTAGAGAAGATAGCGGCTATTTACAGGTGCATTGCACAGGGGACATTCTGCAGTccttttgacaagtacaatgaacagtggccTAAGGACTGTACAAGTCGGGTGTCAAAGTGATTTCGGTCGATTATGTATATCAAACTTTTCATAAATCGTAATTTAAGAGACAAAAAGTTAATATGTGCAGAACAGTGACAAGCGTGTGTTGTTGACTGCTTGCTGAATGCTACCGAGGCATGGTAGATTTACCCACGCCCCTTGAGATACCCGAGCTCTCTcaagaataacaaaaatgaactgTGTACGAAGGAAATAAACCTGTTAACGTACAACTTACTCAATTCTAGTTACAGCCGAGCACATTTGAAGCTACATACTAGTAGCGTTACCCAGCAGGTGGCTCTAAAAActaggcatgtacatgtaaacatgtctgCAATACCTTTtgttagagaaaaaaaaatcagcaacaGTAACTCACCTTCAGCCGCGATCACAGCCGCCAGGAGCACGGCAAGTGCCGCGATGTTTCgaaaggccatactgatttagTCTCCACTTAAATTAGCCAAAAACCTACAAAGATTCATGATAGAAAATGAAATTAGTATTCGTCAAATACAATGAATGCCCCCACTAGATGCACCCAACCTTTGTTTTAGATACTAGTAGAACATAAAACTAACCATATACGTATTAGATTCAACATTATATTAAAGCAAGTTAGGTAGGCCCATCATTGTATGGTTGAGTCAAATCCTCGTTAACTAATACTAGAACACCTAACACAACTCACATTTCGTAAAATGTGCGCTCTCTGTGATTCAAAGTTCGAACAACGACATATGCAAAGATATacgcccctcccccccccccccccccccaaaaaaagataTCCAACCTTCATTAACGTATAAAAACAAATGGTGTCGTTAATCTCTTTGGGAATGTTCATTTTGGAGGCCTGCCTCTGGGTATGTTTATGAGGCAATAGTCATGAAACTACCGACGgccaaaacaaaatgtattatcAGAATCTGATGTTGTTTGAAAACAATTGACTCAAGGGGAACCTTTTTCCACGAACAGAACTACTAAGGATTCTTAATAAACGACTTAACTTTATATAAAAGATGCAAATGAACTGACATTTTCTCAACGACATTGCCGATTAAGCCATGTGAGCCATGCATGACCATACAGTCCGTCTCACCAAGACCCACCCCGAACTGCTTCGTCCCGTCCGGCTTCGCCAGGCCCCGCCCCGCCCTACGCAGGTCAGCTCCTCGGCTGGAGGGCCGACATGCTCCCGATACAATTTTCCCACTGCCCCCTGCCTGAGTAAGGCCCGGAACGGGGTCTACTTCGGAGGCACTGATTCTAAATCTCTTCGGGGACATGTCGGCCGAGGGCCTGGCCTGTACAGTCCCTGGGAACAGTTTCGAAGCTAGGACACCACGTTCCCACAACTCTGTCTACAGCTAGCCACACAATCCGGACCTTCTACGGTTACTGCATGAAGTTCTATCCAGCCTGCTTGGATCCTATCCAAGGTGCCTTTCCTTTCCACACACAAGTCCCCATTCCCACAAGTGCTCTCTTCGCACTCTGACGGGCCCCGTCTTCCCTGTTCTTAAACCACCCCGGCCTTGTCATGATAACAACTCATTCTAGCTTGCGCCGTAGTTTATACCCAAACTATACTTCCTCATCTAGAATCTCCCGTCACTGTCACATAACAACTCACTCTAGCTTGCGCCATAGTACACGCATAAACTGCACTCCCCCAATTAAAATCTCACCGGCACTCACACATAAAAACACTCATTATCCTTTACTAACTGCTGCTCTACATCTTTAGAATGAATCAACATTTAAAGTAAAGATGAAGTAAGATTTGCAAGTTACTATAACATAGAAGAACTCGGTTGTACTTACCTCAAAGAAGTTTCACAAAGTCTGTTCTTCTGTCGTCTCCTCCTCTGTCAAGAACAGAATGACTAGAGTCAGAGAGTTCCACGCAGTTTAAGATTAAACCAATGTGGTCTATAGAGAAGGGGGGATCTTTCTTTCtccctttttttcttgttagtTCATGTgccagaaaaaaactttcaattCAGATATGAGACAAGAAATGTTCCTACTGGTAGATAAATGATAATGGaagattttcttgttttctttttacccaGTTCGTAAAGGTTCTTTGCATCTTCACAGTGGCGTCTTCACCTAAGAGCGAAATGGTGACACCTATCAGAACTGACGTTTTGTAAAACGCGTGATTCGTAGCTAAAAGGACAGGATAAGAAAACATCGCCAACCCTTTATCCTTGTGGGAATGGCCATTTTCGGTGCTTGTCTCTGGGCAGATTCATGACATGTATGATGCAATACTATCTTCATCTTACACAACCTAACTGCTTGTCTAAACATTaagaatctgaaaaaaaaagtagctGACCTGTAACTTTACAATAGAAATCCCATTGTACATCTGATGGTTCCTTCCTAAGAATAGTAGAATGGATTCTCGTCTCTTTAAAAAGTGTTGAAAACTATCTAATAACAACATCGACAACGCAAGCCTGGTGGTTCTCTCGGATAGTAAGCATGACGCGCACGAGTCTGACCCTGTCCTAATTAACCGTTCATCTTTGTGCAGTGCTCTGGTGATCATTGTAGTTTGTACCTACGCATAGGCCAATATTGAGGTAACGATAACGTATAACATATATGACAATGTTAATTAAAAGCATTTTGAAGAGCGAGGATATTGTGATGTGACGCTTTTTTTCAATTCCACTGTTGTCCGGCAATGTTTTTTCTGGATGTCAGCTTTCAAATGTATCATTTTCACCGTTGATCTTTTGTATGCAAACTCCGTATGATCTGTATGGATCTTCTTTGTTAAAATGGTGGTAACACCagccaaatgaataaatcaaatcaaacaccAGCTCTTGTtgaaattttatttttcaatgtaaataAATGGATCCAAGTAGCATatggagcaggcgtgcgagaggCGTGAACTGTTGTGATCAATGGGGAAAAACGGACAATCTTATGCTTATGATAACATAAAAAGGCAGCAACTTGTTAATCAACTTCCACACCACCTCATTTGCCGTATATTGTCATCTAATATCTGATGACTGGACACAGACTACTATATATCTACAGTAAGAAGTTAAAACATGGTTTTCATCCACGGAATTATACGACTAATATCAGAGAGCCGCTTGTTTTTCATGGGCTGTTTATGTAGTCTGTAATCCTTGCAATCTCTTATCGCGCCAGTGCTGAACAGAACGTTCTAGAAGGCCACTGTAGCCTCGAAATTGAGTCTCTGACAGACCACTTATGGCTGGCGTATCAATACTTCTAAAGGTGGATCAATGCATTGTAGTCCGATCGGATCTGAATACTTAGCTAGGCTATAAACAGTTTCATCGCACCGCTGGTAGTAGGTGCAGATACGATGTCAGGCTAGCAAACTAATGTTAACCGTTGATAAAAAGCTTAGGTTTTCGGCGCTGTTTGTAGGTGGATGTGTTACCCTTGCCAAGACACCTATCACAGCTCACATTTTGTAAAACGTGCGCTCTCTGGGATTCATAGTTGGAAGGACAGAATAAGAAAACATCACTGTCCTCAATCCATGTGGGAACTTCCGATTATGTTGCCTGTCTCTGGGCAGATAATTTTATGAATTGATACTCATATTACGATACATAATAGAAAATTAAAGAATATATTAAGTGCCTGATCTATGACTTAATTAAGTGTGGAAACCCAACTGCACAGCAGCTTGTTCCCTCACAACAATAGTACAAAACATGTTATGTTCGTAAGAAGGGTTACAAACTCCAGAATAACAACATCGACAACGCACGCCGAGTAGCCTGATAGTAAATAGGACAGACACGAAGCCGACactaaggtaaaggtaaaggtaccataGCCTTTTGAGGCCGTTGGAGCAGTGGGTTTTTAcccaccgtgtctagggcacggtattggaaggcggagcccatccctctccttccaccgccttttacctccccaaccgaagtcaggtacccatttctacacctgggtggagtgaggaaagtcgtgtaaagtgcctttcccaagggcacaacatcgggacgcatgtccagacatgtctgggggaaagccgggattgaacccgagtctccttgtttgacagtccaaTGTTCTAACCACTACGCCACGGGATGCCACTAGAAGCCGACACTAGTACTGTCCTAATTAACCGTTCATC
Coding sequences:
- the LOC136447175 gene encoding uncharacterized protein is translated as MAFRNIAALAVLLAAVIAAEGIYPAVDPLDSTSRSLDPNIVGEEHYNVAHSVQKIIQDYKSLQDIIAILGMDELSEEDKMTVARARKIERFLSQPFSVAEVFTGLPGRDVSLEETIQGFQKILDGELDDLPEQAFSLVGDIEEPIEKAMTLKTKE